CACCGCTCCACGAGGACGAGACCCATGGACCTGCAAGCCTGCACCCAAGCACTGCGCGCCAAGGTGGGCGACTCCAGCGGCCTGAACGCCGTGCTCAAGTTCGACTGCGGCGCCGATGGCGTGGCGGTGATCGACGGCCGCGCCGTGCCCAACACCGTGGACAACACCGACCGCGAGGCCGACTGCACCGTGGCCATCACGCTGGAGAACCTGGCGGCGCTGCTGTCGGGCGAGCTCGAGCCCGCCACCGGCTTCATGATGGGCCGGTTCAAGGTCAGTGGCGACATGAGCGTCGCACTCAAGCTGCAACGCGTGGTATGACCGTGCCCGACGGCCGCCGAGGCAGCGCCGGCACCGCGTCGGCCGCTACCCAGGAGGCGGTCGACGCCCACCGCGACGACGGCAGCGCCGAGCTGTTCGGCATCACCGAGCTGTGCCAGCAGTTCGGCATCACGCCGCGCACCATCCGCTTCTACGAGGACAAGGGCCTGCTGGCTCCGCGTCGCGTGAACGGCACGCGCGTGTACACGCGGCGCGACCACGCCCGCCTGGCGCTCATCCTGCGCAGCAAGGCCATCGGCGCCAGCCTGGAAGAGATCAAGCACTTCCTCGACCTCTACGGTGCCCACGGCGAAGGCCGCGTGCAGCAGATGCGCTACGTGGTGCAGCGCACCGACGAGGCCATTCGCCAGCTCGAGACCAAGCAGGCCCACATCGAGGCTTCGCTGTCGGAGCTGCGCCTCATCAACCAGCGGGTGCGCGGGGCCCTCGCCGCACAGGGTCCACGCTCCTAGGAGCGTGGGCCGAAATCGCTCAGGCCAGCGCGCGCCCGATGAGGATCTTCTGCACCTCGCTCGTGCCCTCGTAGATCTGGCACACGCGCACGTCGCGGTAGATGCGCTCGACGGGGAAGTCGCTCACGTAGCCGTAGCCGCCGTGCACCTGGATGGCATCGGAGCACACGCGCTCGGCCATCTCGCTGGCGAAGAGCTTGGCCATGGCGGCCTCCTTCAGGCAGGGGCGGCCGGCGTCCTTGAGCGCCGCGGCGTGGTGGATCATCTGACGCGCACACTCGATCTGCGTGGCCATCTCGGCCAGCTTGAACTGCACCGCCTGGTGCTGGAAGATGGGCTGACCGAAGCTCACGCGGTCCTTGGCGTAGGCCAGCGCCGCCTCGAAGGCCGCGCGCGCCATGCCCACGGCCTGGCTGGCGATGCCGATGCGGCCGCCCTCCAGCCCGCTGAGCGCGATCTTCAGGCCCTGGCCTTCCTCGCCCAGCCGGTTGGCCGCCGGGATGCGGCAGTTCTCGAAGCGGATCTGCGCCGTGTCGCTGGCGTGCTGGCCCAGCTTGTCCTCGAGCCGCGCCACGACGTAGCCCGGCGTCGAGGTCGGCACCAGGAAAGCGCTGATGCCCTTCTTGCCGGCGGCCTTGTCGGTGACGGCCATGACGATGGCGACGTCGCCGTGCCGGCCACTGGTGATGAACTGCTTGACGCCGTCGAGCACGTACTCGTCGCCCGCGTCACCGCGGACACGGCGGGCGGTGGTGCGCAGGCCACCGGCCTCGGAGCCCACGTGCGGCTCGGTCAGGCAGAAGGCGCCGAGCATCTCGCCGCGGGCCAACGGCACCAGGAAGCGCTGCTGCTGCTCGGCGTTGCCGAAGGCCAGCAGGATGGAACACACGGGGCAGTTGTTGACGCTGACGATGGTGCTGGTGGCGCCGTCGCCGGCAGCGATCTCCTCCAGGATGATCGCCAGCGCCAGGTAGTCCAGGCCTGCGCCGCCGAGCTCGGCCGGCACGGCAACGCCGTAGCAGCCGAGCTGCGCCAGACCGCGCAGAGCCTCCTTCGGAAAAGTGTGGCCGCGGTCCCAGGCCGCGGCGTGCGGCGCGACCTCAGCCCGCACGAAGGCGCGCACGGCGTCCTGCACGGCGAGGTGGTCTTCGGAGAGCAGCATGTCGGTGTCACCAGGCCAGGGGCTGGCCGTCGTGGTTGAAGAAGCCCCCGTTGTCGGCGGGGGTCAGGGCGGCGAGCGTGCGGCGCATCGTTGCCACGCTCTCGGCCACGTCAAGGTCGGCCTCGGCGCCGCCCATGTCGGTGCGCACCCAGCCCG
This portion of the Ideonella sp. WA131b genome encodes:
- a CDS encoding SCP2 sterol-binding domain-containing protein, which translates into the protein MDLQACTQALRAKVGDSSGLNAVLKFDCGADGVAVIDGRAVPNTVDNTDREADCTVAITLENLAALLSGELEPATGFMMGRFKVSGDMSVALKLQRVV
- a CDS encoding MerR family DNA-binding transcriptional regulator, with translation MTVPDGRRGSAGTASAATQEAVDAHRDDGSAELFGITELCQQFGITPRTIRFYEDKGLLAPRRVNGTRVYTRRDHARLALILRSKAIGASLEEIKHFLDLYGAHGEGRVQQMRYVVQRTDEAIRQLETKQAHIEASLSELRLINQRVRGALAAQGPRS
- a CDS encoding acyl-CoA dehydrogenase family protein; translated protein: MLLSEDHLAVQDAVRAFVRAEVAPHAAAWDRGHTFPKEALRGLAQLGCYGVAVPAELGGAGLDYLALAIILEEIAAGDGATSTIVSVNNCPVCSILLAFGNAEQQQRFLVPLARGEMLGAFCLTEPHVGSEAGGLRTTARRVRGDAGDEYVLDGVKQFITSGRHGDVAIVMAVTDKAAGKKGISAFLVPTSTPGYVVARLEDKLGQHASDTAQIRFENCRIPAANRLGEEGQGLKIALSGLEGGRIGIASQAVGMARAAFEAALAYAKDRVSFGQPIFQHQAVQFKLAEMATQIECARQMIHHAAALKDAGRPCLKEAAMAKLFASEMAERVCSDAIQVHGGYGYVSDFPVERIYRDVRVCQIYEGTSEVQKILIGRALA